The following proteins are encoded in a genomic region of Nonomuraea muscovyensis:
- a CDS encoding carbohydrate ABC transporter permease, protein MPTGQETLTRPPTGRRKPAGPRPAATIARNRTHPIWFLAPAFAILFVFFFLPTVFNFVYAFTDWSSFKSDIRPVGFENFSYLLSDGTLFSALRITVSYAVLVALFQNLFGFGLAVLLEKDTWLNRTARLVFLIPVLMSALAVGYLFQALLKPDGSLNDLLSAVTGQPVDVAWLGSTTWTLVLAAVIHAWKWMGLSMLIYLAGLKTIPQDVTEAARIDGASSGQAFWSVRFPLLAPAITFNVATALLGSMNGFDIVQALTGGGPARSTEILNIFIYRTFGQGLFAQATTMSLVLFLMVALLAFPVIRVLRKREEIL, encoded by the coding sequence ATGCCGACCGGTCAGGAGACGCTCACCCGCCCGCCCACCGGACGCCGTAAGCCCGCAGGACCGCGACCGGCCGCGACGATCGCGCGAAACCGCACCCACCCGATATGGTTCCTCGCCCCGGCCTTCGCCATCCTGTTCGTCTTCTTCTTCCTGCCAACCGTGTTCAACTTCGTCTACGCCTTCACCGACTGGTCCAGCTTCAAGAGCGACATCCGGCCCGTGGGCTTCGAGAACTTCAGCTACCTGCTGTCGGACGGCACCCTGTTCAGCGCGCTGCGCATCACCGTCAGCTACGCCGTGCTCGTGGCGCTGTTCCAGAACCTGTTCGGCTTCGGGCTAGCCGTCCTGCTGGAGAAGGACACCTGGCTCAACCGGACCGCCCGCCTGGTCTTCCTCATCCCGGTGCTCATGTCGGCCCTGGCGGTCGGCTACCTGTTCCAGGCCCTGCTCAAGCCGGACGGCAGTCTGAACGACCTGCTCTCCGCCGTGACCGGGCAGCCGGTGGACGTCGCCTGGCTGGGCAGCACCACCTGGACGCTCGTGCTGGCCGCGGTCATCCACGCCTGGAAATGGATGGGCCTGTCGATGCTCATCTACCTGGCCGGGCTGAAGACCATCCCGCAGGACGTCACCGAGGCCGCCCGCATCGACGGCGCCTCCAGCGGGCAGGCGTTCTGGTCGGTCCGCTTCCCGCTGCTGGCCCCCGCGATCACCTTCAACGTCGCCACCGCGCTGCTCGGCTCCATGAACGGCTTCGACATCGTCCAGGCGCTCACCGGCGGCGGGCCCGCCCGCAGCACCGAGATCCTCAACATCTTCATCTACCGCACCTTCGGCCAGGGGCTGTTCGCGCAGGCCACGACCATGAGCCTGGTGCTGTTCCTCATGGTCGCGCTGCTGGCCTTCCCCGTCATCCGCGTCCTGCGCAAGAGGGAGGAGATCCTGTGA
- a CDS encoding YcxB family protein, which produces MMIVASDEGGTVDITVRYELSPDEVARALQQGLNRQLRTLFVALPAAFTVSGAGCLLAGATGLGAGLLAGAVVFPFALMWSARRMARRQLAYLCVPTTLRVTDDGYECATDQSTTTVRWSMFARIVGTPEFWLFFIGRQWTGFLPRRAFDGEQQDALDRFFAGRP; this is translated from the coding sequence ATGATGATCGTCGCATCCGACGAAGGCGGCACAGTGGACATCACGGTCAGGTACGAGCTCTCTCCCGACGAGGTGGCGCGGGCGCTCCAGCAGGGTCTCAACCGGCAGCTGCGGACGCTCTTCGTGGCCCTGCCGGCGGCCTTCACCGTGTCGGGGGCCGGCTGCCTGCTGGCCGGTGCCACCGGCCTCGGCGCGGGCCTGCTGGCCGGGGCGGTGGTGTTCCCGTTCGCGCTCATGTGGTCGGCGCGCAGGATGGCCAGGCGACAGCTCGCCTACCTCTGCGTGCCCACGACGCTCCGGGTGACCGACGACGGCTACGAGTGCGCGACGGACCAATCCACCACCACGGTGCGGTGGTCCATGTTCGCGCGGATCGTCGGCACTCCCGAGTTCTGGCTGTTCTTCATCGGCAGGCAGTGGACGGGCTTCCTCCCCAGGCGCGCCTTCGACGGCGAGCAGCAGGACGCCCTCGACCGCTTCTTCGCCGGCCGGCCGTAG
- a CDS encoding NAD(P)H-binding protein, producing the protein MKVLVTGATGTVGRQVAAHLGGTGAEVRALARDPRALEQQGIEVVRGDLADPHTLHAPLAGVDAVFLVWPFATAEGMAEILDVIAEHARRVVYLSSAAVRDNEQRAERLIERTGLAWTFLRPHVFAANALRWATQIRAEGAVRGPYGAATMAPIHEHDIAAVAVRALTGDGHDGASYELTGPESLAQTEQVRVIGEVIGRPVRWIETSPATARREMLDRGWPDAAVDGVLQAQAALVTEPGPVTSTVEKVTGAAARTFREWVHDHSSAFLQGR; encoded by the coding sequence ATGAAGGTCTTGGTCACGGGCGCGACCGGCACGGTGGGCCGGCAGGTCGCGGCCCACCTGGGTGGCACAGGAGCCGAGGTCCGGGCGCTGGCCCGTGATCCCCGCGCGCTGGAGCAGCAGGGCATCGAGGTCGTGCGCGGCGACCTGGCCGATCCGCACACCCTGCACGCCCCACTGGCCGGGGTCGACGCGGTGTTCCTGGTATGGCCGTTCGCCACCGCCGAAGGGATGGCCGAGATCCTGGACGTGATCGCCGAGCACGCCCGCCGGGTGGTCTACCTGTCGTCGGCGGCGGTCCGCGACAACGAACAGCGGGCCGAGCGGTTGATCGAACGGACCGGGCTCGCGTGGACCTTCCTGCGGCCGCACGTCTTCGCGGCCAACGCGTTGCGGTGGGCGACGCAGATCCGCGCCGAAGGCGCGGTGCGCGGCCCGTACGGGGCGGCCACCATGGCCCCCATCCACGAGCACGACATCGCCGCCGTCGCGGTCCGCGCGCTCACCGGCGACGGACACGATGGCGCGAGCTACGAGCTGACCGGGCCCGAGAGCCTGGCTCAGACGGAGCAGGTACGCGTCATCGGCGAGGTGATCGGCCGCCCGGTGCGATGGATCGAGACGTCTCCGGCGACCGCGCGGCGGGAGATGCTCGACCGTGGCTGGCCGGACGCCGCCGTCGACGGCGTTCTCCAGGCCCAGGCCGCGCTGGTGACCGAGCCCGGCCCCGTCACCTCCACGGTGGAGAAGGTCACCGGGGCGGCCGCCCGTACGTTCCGCGAGTGGGTCCACGACCACTCGAGCGCGTTCCTGCAGGGCCGCTGA
- the melA gene encoding alpha-glucosidase/alpha-galactosidase, which translates to MKKPKIVFVGAGSVVFTQGLLADLLAYPELDAVRVALHDIDPERLEVAEAAAHQIATARGARPEITATLDRRAALDGADFVINMIQVGGHDATVTDFDIPARYGLRQTIADTIGVGGVFRALRTFPVLDALAADMAAVCPDAVLLNYTNPMAMNVWYLAGKVRNVVGLCHSVYWTMRGLADLVAVPYEEITYLAAGVNHQAWVLRFERDGENLYDRLDTAIARDPELRRRVRVEMYRRLGSYPTETSEHSAEYLPWLMRHDAEIDRLRIPVGAYVRISADNVHEYERTRQAVRDDAELAIAGTDEYAPQIIHSMVTGTPRVVYGNVVNDGLIANLPAGCVVEVPCAVDSSGVRPTRVGALPPQLAGLNRAYVNVNELVVRAAVEGRPDHVRHALMVDPNTSATLSLEAIWRLCDDLVRAHGALLPEPLRATLAD; encoded by the coding sequence ATGAAGAAGCCGAAGATCGTTTTCGTCGGCGCGGGGAGCGTCGTGTTCACCCAGGGCCTCCTGGCCGACCTGCTGGCCTACCCCGAACTGGACGCGGTCCGCGTCGCGCTGCACGACATCGACCCCGAGCGGCTGGAGGTGGCCGAGGCGGCCGCCCACCAGATCGCGACCGCCCGCGGCGCCCGGCCCGAGATCACCGCCACCCTCGACCGCAGAGCCGCCCTGGACGGCGCCGACTTCGTCATCAACATGATCCAGGTCGGCGGGCACGACGCCACCGTCACCGACTTCGACATCCCCGCCCGCTACGGGCTGCGCCAGACCATCGCCGACACCATCGGCGTCGGCGGCGTCTTCCGGGCGCTGCGCACCTTCCCCGTGCTGGACGCGCTGGCCGCCGACATGGCCGCCGTCTGCCCGGACGCGGTGCTGCTGAACTACACCAACCCGATGGCCATGAACGTCTGGTACCTGGCCGGGAAGGTCCGCAACGTGGTGGGGCTGTGCCACTCGGTCTACTGGACCATGCGCGGGCTGGCCGACCTGGTGGCGGTGCCGTACGAGGAGATCACCTACCTGGCCGCCGGAGTCAACCACCAGGCGTGGGTGCTGCGGTTCGAGCGCGACGGCGAGAACCTCTACGACCGGCTCGACACGGCCATCGCCCGCGACCCGGAGCTGCGGCGCCGCGTCCGGGTGGAGATGTACCGGCGGCTGGGCAGCTACCCGACCGAGACCAGCGAGCACTCGGCCGAATACCTGCCCTGGCTGATGCGTCACGACGCCGAGATCGACCGGCTGCGCATCCCGGTCGGCGCGTACGTGCGCATCAGCGCGGACAACGTGCACGAGTACGAGCGCACCCGGCAGGCTGTCCGCGACGACGCCGAGCTGGCGATCGCCGGCACCGACGAGTACGCGCCGCAGATCATCCACAGCATGGTCACCGGCACGCCCCGCGTGGTCTACGGCAACGTGGTCAACGACGGACTGATCGCCAACCTGCCCGCCGGATGCGTGGTCGAGGTGCCCTGCGCGGTGGACTCCTCAGGAGTCCGGCCCACCCGCGTGGGGGCGCTGCCACCGCAGCTCGCCGGGCTCAACCGGGCCTACGTCAACGTGAACGAACTGGTCGTGCGCGCCGCCGTCGAGGGACGGCCCGACCACGTGCGGCACGCGCTCATGGTCGACCCCAACACCTCGGCCACGCTGTCGCTGGAGGCCATCTGGCGGCTGTGCGACGACCTGGTCCGCGCGCACGGGGCGCTGCTGCCCGAACCGCTTCGCGCCACGCTGGCGGACTGA
- the melA gene encoding alpha-galactosidase → MSRIVFIGAGNVDLTRRVVSDLLLESGLHGELEIVLHDTDPAVLATAEALVRSLDAEAGSAATIIVSLDRRRALDGADFVVSHVDVGGFEATLRDFEIPHRYGLRQTIGDTIGIGGIFRGLRTIPFFVELGRELAELCPQAWLLNCSDPMAMTGWAVQEATGFDRFAGVCHAVCDTHTYLADLVGRGVDEISFLSAGVNHQSFVLRFEAEGRPLYPELDALLAADAELARHVRVEMYRRFGYFPTQSSEHAAEYVPWFLPHAEETTRLGVPVEEYLRRVGQSMHQYEETRRALSAGRSLLVRWQHQEPAAAAILAVLTGQEKEVYVNVRNGGLIGNLPADCCVEVPALVDATGIHPRPVGELPTQLAALNRTFLNVVELTVRAVLDGDRRHVHHAAMLDPNTAATLPLPAIEALCDELIEAHGGLLPEAIRR, encoded by the coding sequence ATGTCGCGGATCGTCTTCATCGGTGCGGGCAACGTCGACCTGACGCGCAGGGTGGTGTCCGACCTGCTGCTCGAATCCGGGCTCCACGGCGAGCTGGAGATCGTGCTGCACGACACCGATCCGGCCGTGCTCGCCACGGCCGAGGCCCTGGTGCGGTCGCTCGACGCCGAGGCGGGCTCCGCGGCGACGATCATCGTGTCCCTCGATCGGCGGCGCGCGCTCGACGGCGCCGACTTCGTGGTCAGCCACGTGGACGTGGGCGGGTTCGAGGCCACCCTGCGCGACTTCGAGATCCCGCACCGGTACGGCCTGCGCCAGACGATCGGCGACACGATCGGCATCGGCGGCATCTTCCGCGGCCTGCGCACCATCCCGTTCTTCGTCGAGCTGGGCCGCGAGCTGGCCGAGCTGTGCCCGCAAGCCTGGCTGCTCAACTGCAGCGACCCCATGGCGATGACGGGATGGGCCGTGCAGGAGGCCACCGGGTTCGACCGGTTCGCCGGGGTGTGCCACGCCGTGTGCGACACGCACACCTACCTCGCCGACCTGGTCGGGCGGGGGGTGGACGAGATCAGCTTCCTCAGCGCCGGGGTCAATCACCAGTCGTTCGTGCTGCGGTTCGAGGCCGAGGGGCGCCCCCTGTACCCGGAGCTGGACGCGCTCCTCGCGGCCGACGCGGAGCTGGCGAGGCACGTGCGCGTCGAGATGTACCGCCGGTTCGGCTACTTCCCGACCCAGTCGAGCGAGCACGCCGCGGAGTACGTCCCGTGGTTCCTGCCGCACGCCGAGGAGACCACGCGCCTGGGCGTGCCGGTGGAGGAGTACCTGCGGCGGGTCGGCCAGAGCATGCACCAGTACGAGGAGACCCGCCGGGCGCTGTCGGCCGGGCGGTCGCTGCTGGTGCGCTGGCAGCACCAGGAGCCGGCGGCGGCGGCGATCCTGGCCGTGCTGACCGGACAGGAGAAGGAGGTCTACGTCAACGTCCGCAACGGGGGCCTGATCGGCAACCTGCCGGCCGACTGCTGCGTGGAGGTCCCGGCCCTCGTCGATGCCACGGGGATCCATCCGCGGCCGGTGGGCGAGCTGCCGACTCAGCTCGCGGCGCTGAACCGTACGTTCCTCAACGTCGTCGAGCTGACCGTGCGGGCGGTGCTCGACGGTGACCGCAGGCACGTCCACCACGCGGCGATGCTCGACCCCAACACGGCGGCGACCCTGCCGCTGCCCGCCATCGAGGCGCTCTGCGACGAGTTGATCGAGGCGCACGGCGGTCTGCTGCCGGAGGCGATCCGCCGATGA
- a CDS encoding carbohydrate kinase family protein: MAFSDLDLLVVGDANPDVIVSGAPRAPAFGQREHLVDAGHLVLGGSGAITAHGAARLGLRTAFVGRVGDDPAGTFVLDALARAGVDVSACVVDPGAPTALTVVLADGADRAILTAPGCLDRLDAADVPPELLRRTRHVHVSSYFLQPLLAAGLPGLYAAARAAGATTSLDTNDDPSDRWQGLDEVLPLTDVLLPNEREALALAGTDHLDAAVRALAARGTTPVVKCGGDGALTVDGGEPLRVPAVTARVTDTVGAGDSFNAGLLAARLRGLPVRRALEVAVACGTLSTRAAGGTAAQPTWEEVTS; the protein is encoded by the coding sequence ATGGCCTTCTCAGACCTCGACCTGCTCGTCGTGGGCGACGCCAACCCCGACGTGATCGTGTCCGGGGCGCCTCGGGCGCCCGCCTTCGGCCAGCGCGAGCACCTCGTGGACGCGGGGCACCTGGTGCTCGGCGGCTCGGGGGCGATCACCGCGCACGGAGCGGCCCGGCTCGGGCTGCGCACCGCCTTCGTCGGGCGGGTGGGCGACGACCCGGCCGGGACCTTCGTGCTCGACGCGCTCGCCCGCGCCGGCGTGGACGTGTCCGCCTGCGTCGTGGACCCCGGCGCGCCGACCGCGCTCACCGTCGTCCTGGCGGACGGAGCCGACCGGGCGATCCTGACCGCGCCCGGCTGCCTGGACCGGCTCGACGCCGCCGACGTCCCCCCGGAGCTGCTCCGGCGCACGCGGCACGTCCACGTCTCGTCGTACTTCCTGCAGCCGCTGCTCGCCGCGGGACTGCCCGGCCTGTACGCGGCGGCGCGGGCCGCCGGGGCGACCACGTCGCTGGACACCAACGACGACCCGTCGGACCGATGGCAGGGCCTGGACGAGGTGCTGCCGCTGACCGACGTCCTGCTGCCCAACGAACGCGAGGCGCTCGCCCTGGCCGGGACGGACCACCTCGACGCCGCGGTACGCGCCCTGGCCGCGCGCGGCACCACTCCGGTGGTGAAGTGCGGCGGCGACGGCGCGCTCACCGTGGACGGCGGCGAACCGCTCCGCGTCCCGGCCGTCACCGCCCGCGTGACCGACACGGTCGGCGCGGGCGACAGCTTCAACGCCGGCCTGCTGGCGGCCCGCCTGCGCGGGCTGCCGGTACGGCGCGCCCTGGAGGTCGCCGTGGCCTGCGGCACCCTCTCCACCCGAGCCGCAGGGGGCACAGCGGCGCAGCCGACCTGGGAGGAAGTCACCTCATGA
- a CDS encoding carbohydrate ABC transporter permease, with the protein MRRLAWAGLILAVLISLFPLYWMLRTAITPGRELVGDSAGLLPAHPTLVNFERVLGLATREESRAAGGSGADLDFFRYLGNSIIYTGLVTSVQTLCCAMAGYAFARLRFPGRDLLFGLFVAALMVPPIFTLLPNFVLVKELGWLNTFQGLVAPSLLMSPFAVFFLRQFFLGVPREVEQAALIDGAGRGIIFWRVVLPMTKGPLLTLALTTAVWTWNDYLWPLLVAPGEETRVLTAALGIFLKQSPNTAPDWTGLMAGSALSVLPVLLLVVFFGRRLVDSIQFSGMKG; encoded by the coding sequence ATGAGAAGACTCGCCTGGGCCGGCCTGATCCTGGCCGTGCTGATCTCCCTGTTCCCGCTCTACTGGATGCTGCGCACGGCCATCACCCCCGGCCGCGAACTGGTCGGCGACAGCGCCGGACTGCTGCCCGCGCACCCGACCCTGGTCAACTTCGAGCGGGTCCTCGGCCTGGCCACCCGCGAGGAGTCGCGGGCGGCCGGCGGGTCGGGAGCCGACCTCGACTTCTTCCGCTACCTGGGCAACTCGATCATCTACACCGGGCTCGTCACGTCCGTGCAGACGCTCTGCTGCGCGATGGCCGGCTACGCCTTCGCCCGCCTGCGCTTTCCCGGCCGCGACCTGCTGTTCGGGCTGTTCGTCGCCGCGTTGATGGTGCCGCCGATCTTCACGCTGCTGCCCAACTTCGTCCTGGTCAAGGAACTCGGCTGGCTCAACACCTTCCAGGGCCTGGTCGCCCCCAGCCTGCTCATGTCGCCGTTCGCGGTCTTCTTCCTGAGGCAGTTCTTCCTCGGCGTGCCGCGCGAGGTGGAACAGGCCGCGCTCATCGACGGCGCCGGCAGGGGGATCATCTTCTGGCGCGTGGTGCTGCCCATGACCAAGGGGCCCCTGCTGACGCTCGCCCTGACCACCGCGGTGTGGACGTGGAACGACTACCTGTGGCCGCTGCTGGTGGCCCCGGGTGAGGAGACCCGGGTGCTGACCGCGGCGCTCGGCATCTTCCTCAAGCAGTCGCCCAACACCGCGCCCGACTGGACCGGGCTGATGGCCGGCTCCGCCCTGTCGGTCCTCCCGGTCCTGCTGCTGGTGGTCTTCTTCGGCCGCCGTCTCGTGGACTCCATCCAGTTCTCCGGCATGAAGGGATAA
- a CDS encoding ABC transporter substrate-binding protein, giving the protein MKLAQPLAAAAALVLAVAACSDPASGPATPAAGASPAAWPAPTDRLDGVTLTIWAAQNSNTVPKAVTDAFTQATGAKVEVVTIPDPYEQGVQTKVATGDKPDLAFWQPTASMLTALNAPANLQPLDGAPWLSSLSPELRDITGLLDKTRYAALVTSPAVEGVYYNKEVLAANGVKQTPKDFDELVEVARTLKGKGVTPFFEMAGDKWATQWWVQVQLADAARDGLWDRINAGKETFEDKTVLDAIKRYKGLIDEGLFNADVKTATFEDQGEALLSGKAAMAVQVNSFFGQLQAKADTAELDKRIGFFPISPSGNVGTFIPDQSNALVAFRTGDARREAAARQLLAYWMGPGYAGFVADRKTVSLRSDVDTPDGVPQALLDVHASLGRSVGSMQALAVANPDLYLNLADMITGSLTPEQVAAATQKQFAQLAKAAGASGF; this is encoded by the coding sequence GTGAAGCTCGCACAGCCTCTCGCCGCCGCGGCGGCCCTCGTCCTGGCCGTCGCGGCCTGCAGCGACCCCGCCTCCGGGCCCGCCACGCCCGCCGCCGGCGCCTCGCCGGCGGCCTGGCCCGCACCCACCGACCGCCTGGACGGGGTCACGTTGACGATCTGGGCGGCCCAGAACAGCAACACCGTGCCCAAGGCCGTGACCGACGCCTTCACCCAGGCCACCGGCGCCAAGGTCGAGGTCGTCACCATCCCCGACCCGTACGAGCAGGGCGTGCAGACCAAGGTCGCCACCGGCGACAAGCCGGACCTGGCGTTCTGGCAGCCGACCGCGTCCATGCTCACCGCGCTGAACGCCCCCGCCAACCTGCAGCCGCTCGACGGCGCCCCCTGGCTCTCCTCCCTGTCACCCGAGCTGCGCGACATCACGGGACTGCTGGACAAGACGCGTTACGCCGCGCTCGTCACCAGTCCCGCGGTCGAGGGCGTCTACTACAACAAGGAGGTCCTCGCCGCGAACGGCGTCAAGCAGACGCCGAAGGACTTCGACGAGCTGGTCGAGGTCGCGCGCACGCTGAAGGGCAAGGGCGTCACCCCGTTCTTCGAGATGGCCGGCGACAAGTGGGCCACCCAGTGGTGGGTGCAGGTCCAGCTCGCCGACGCCGCCCGCGACGGGCTGTGGGACCGGATCAACGCCGGCAAGGAGACCTTCGAGGACAAGACCGTCCTGGACGCGATCAAGAGGTACAAGGGGCTCATCGACGAGGGCCTGTTCAACGCCGACGTCAAGACGGCCACGTTCGAGGACCAGGGCGAGGCGCTGCTGTCCGGCAAGGCCGCCATGGCCGTGCAGGTCAACTCGTTCTTCGGCCAGCTCCAGGCCAAGGCCGACACCGCGGAGCTGGACAAGAGGATCGGGTTCTTCCCGATCTCGCCGTCCGGGAACGTCGGCACCTTCATCCCCGACCAGTCCAACGCGCTGGTGGCCTTCCGCACCGGCGACGCCAGGCGCGAGGCGGCCGCCCGGCAGCTGCTGGCGTACTGGATGGGCCCCGGCTACGCCGGCTTCGTCGCCGACCGCAAGACCGTCTCGCTGCGTTCGGACGTGGACACCCCCGACGGGGTGCCGCAGGCGCTGCTGGACGTGCACGCCTCGCTCGGCCGGTCGGTCGGCTCCATGCAGGCGCTCGCGGTGGCCAACCCCGACCTGTACCTGAACCTGGCCGACATGATCACCGGCAGCCTGACCCCCGAGCAGGTGGCGGCCGCCACGCAGAAGCAGTTCGCCCAGCTCGCCAAGGCGGCCGGCGCCTCCGGCTTCTGA
- a CDS encoding carbohydrate ABC transporter permease, translated as MTAPAYGAPARRRVPPPRPRGLAARLRPAAVVALVVLVMGVPLWLVVVTAAKSQGEALSPDLSLPSRWQLWENLGQVWQQGEVPAAFLGSLLVVVPSVALVLTLGSMASWILARRAGRLNAVLYALAISGIVLPPAVVTIVLLLRQLGLAGSVVGMVGVYAGIYMSTVIFFVTGFVRTVPVSIEEAARMDGAGPVRVFVSVILPLLRPVLATATILICLYVWNDVFYAFFVVGGRLDTLPLNLFQVANAGLYLDNWHLIFAYIILMSLPLLIIFAVAQRKIISGITGGAVK; from the coding sequence GTGACCGCCCCCGCCTACGGCGCCCCAGCCCGCCGCCGGGTCCCGCCGCCCCGGCCGCGTGGGCTCGCCGCCCGGCTGCGCCCCGCCGCCGTCGTCGCGCTCGTGGTGCTCGTCATGGGCGTGCCGCTGTGGCTGGTCGTCGTCACCGCCGCCAAGTCGCAGGGCGAGGCGCTGTCGCCGGACCTGTCGCTGCCGTCGCGCTGGCAGCTGTGGGAGAACCTCGGCCAGGTCTGGCAGCAGGGCGAGGTGCCGGCGGCGTTCCTCGGCAGCCTGCTCGTCGTCGTGCCGTCGGTCGCGCTCGTGCTCACGCTCGGTTCCATGGCGTCGTGGATCCTCGCCCGCCGCGCCGGGCGGCTGAACGCCGTGCTGTACGCGCTGGCCATCAGCGGCATCGTGCTGCCGCCCGCCGTCGTCACCATCGTGCTGCTGCTGCGTCAGCTCGGCCTGGCCGGCAGCGTCGTCGGCATGGTCGGCGTCTACGCCGGCATCTACATGTCCACCGTCATCTTCTTCGTCACCGGCTTCGTCCGCACCGTGCCCGTGTCGATCGAGGAGGCCGCCCGCATGGACGGCGCCGGGCCGGTGCGGGTGTTCGTCTCGGTCATCCTGCCCCTGCTGCGCCCGGTGCTGGCCACCGCCACCATCCTCATCTGCCTGTACGTGTGGAACGACGTCTTCTACGCGTTCTTCGTCGTCGGCGGGCGGCTCGACACCCTGCCGCTCAACCTGTTCCAGGTCGCCAACGCCGGCCTCTACCTCGACAACTGGCACCTGATCTTCGCCTACATCATCCTCATGAGCCTGCCGCTGCTGATCATCTTCGCCGTCGCCCAACGGAAGATCATCTCCGGCATCACCGGCGGGGCCGTCAAGTAG
- a CDS encoding carbohydrate ABC transporter permease, with translation MTTTLTEPAVRRRVRTRPRGDGAIALAFLAPVLLGFALFYLYPALRGAWYSLTDWNLLSQPRFVGLDNYAKLARDPLFWNSLKVTGGYVVMNIGIQMIAGLGLAALLHRLTRSLLVRSLLVVPWLVPSVTTGLLWMWLLDANLGFVNHLLVALGLDNQGFLTSPDLALPSVAMITSWSGTGYTALLLYAGMLLVPPQVYEAAALDGSGEVRTFFRITLPLMRPILAFVLVVSLIGSFQLFDTVAVTTMGRPANATRVVYFYIYEQAFTHFKMGYASALALSLLLILGVLTFVQMRLLRASTSDLA, from the coding sequence ATGACGACGACGCTCACCGAACCAGCGGTCCGCCGCCGGGTCAGGACCAGGCCGCGCGGAGACGGCGCGATCGCGCTGGCCTTCCTCGCCCCCGTGCTGCTCGGCTTCGCCCTGTTCTACCTGTATCCGGCGCTGCGCGGCGCGTGGTACTCGCTGACCGACTGGAACCTGCTGTCGCAGCCGCGGTTCGTCGGCCTGGACAACTACGCCAAGCTCGCCCGCGACCCGCTGTTCTGGAACTCGCTCAAGGTCACCGGCGGGTACGTGGTCATGAACATCGGCATCCAGATGATCGCCGGACTCGGCCTCGCGGCGCTGCTGCACCGGCTGACCCGATCGCTGCTGGTCCGCTCGCTGCTCGTGGTGCCCTGGCTGGTGCCCAGCGTGACCACCGGCCTGCTGTGGATGTGGCTGCTGGACGCCAACCTGGGCTTCGTCAACCACCTGCTGGTCGCCCTCGGCCTGGACAACCAGGGGTTCCTGACCTCGCCGGACCTGGCGCTGCCCAGCGTGGCGATGATCACCTCCTGGAGCGGCACCGGCTACACGGCGTTGCTGCTGTACGCGGGGATGCTGCTGGTGCCGCCGCAGGTCTACGAGGCGGCGGCGCTCGACGGCTCCGGCGAGGTCCGCACGTTCTTCCGGATCACGCTGCCGCTGATGCGGCCCATCCTGGCGTTCGTGCTGGTGGTCTCGCTGATCGGCTCGTTCCAGCTCTTCGACACCGTCGCCGTCACCACCATGGGCCGTCCGGCCAACGCCACCCGGGTCGTCTACTTCTACATCTACGAGCAGGCGTTCACCCACTTCAAGATGGGCTACGCCTCGGCGCTGGCGCTGAGCCTGCTGCTCATCCTCGGCGTGCTGACCTTCGTCCAGATGCGCCTGCTGCGCGCCTCGACCTCGGACCTCGCGTGA
- a CDS encoding DeoR/GlpR family DNA-binding transcription regulator — translation MSESMPTEVRRERMLGLLVEQEFARVAELAEVFGVSTVTVRADLDALEEQGKVRRVRGGAVAASPPPRGEPSFELSLGAAAVEKALIARAAARLVGSGESVLMGAGTTTAYVARELVARPDLTEVTVFTNGLRTALELEPALPRFAVVVTGGSLRRQQHSLVDPLGGKILEGIRAHTVFVGCGGVHPEAGVTNVNLPDAEMKQRMLRAAARRIVVADSSKLGRVEMAPVCALSEVDLLITGEPADPETVESLRERGLKVEIAGR, via the coding sequence ATGAGCGAGTCCATGCCGACCGAGGTGCGGCGGGAGCGGATGCTCGGCCTTCTCGTGGAGCAGGAGTTCGCCCGGGTGGCGGAGCTGGCCGAGGTGTTCGGCGTCTCGACGGTGACGGTCCGGGCCGACCTGGACGCGCTGGAGGAGCAGGGCAAGGTCCGCCGGGTGCGAGGCGGCGCGGTGGCGGCGAGCCCGCCGCCGCGGGGGGAGCCGTCGTTCGAGCTGTCCCTGGGCGCGGCGGCGGTGGAGAAGGCGCTCATCGCCCGGGCCGCGGCCCGGCTGGTCGGCTCCGGGGAGAGCGTGCTGATGGGGGCGGGCACGACGACCGCGTACGTGGCCAGGGAACTCGTGGCCCGCCCGGACCTGACGGAGGTGACGGTGTTCACCAACGGCCTGCGCACGGCGCTGGAGCTGGAGCCGGCGCTGCCGAGGTTCGCCGTGGTGGTGACCGGGGGCAGCCTGCGCCGCCAGCAGCACTCGCTGGTCGATCCGCTGGGGGGCAAGATCTTGGAGGGCATCCGCGCCCACACGGTGTTCGTCGGGTGCGGGGGCGTCCATCCCGAGGCGGGCGTCACGAACGTCAACCTGCCCGACGCCGAGATGAAGCAGCGCATGCTGCGTGCCGCCGCCCGGCGGATCGTGGTGGCCGACTCCTCCAAGCTCGGCCGGGTCGAGATGGCGCCGGTCTGCGCGCTGTCGGAGGTGGACCTCCTCATCACGGGAGAGCCGGCCGACCCGGAGACGGTCGAGTCGCTGCGGGAGCGGGGGCTGAAGGTGGAGATCGCCGGCAGGTAG